One segment of Strix aluco isolate bStrAlu1 chromosome 4, bStrAlu1.hap1, whole genome shotgun sequence DNA contains the following:
- the SPCS3 gene encoding signal peptidase complex subunit 3 translates to MNTVLSRANSLFAFSLSVMAALTFGCFITTAFKERSVPVSIAVSRVTLKNVEDFTGPRERSDLGFITFDITADLQSIFDWNVKQLFLYLSAEYSTKNNALNQVVLWDKIMLRGDNPRLFLKDMKSKYFFFDDGNGLKGNRNVTLTLSWNVVPNAGILPLVTGSGHVSVPFPDTYETTKSY, encoded by the exons ATGAACACGGTGCTGTCCCGGGCCAACTCGCTCTTCGCCTTCTCTTTGAGCGTGATGGCGGCGCTCACCTTCGGCTGCTTCATCACCACCGCCTTCAAGGAGCGCAGCGTGCCCGTCAGCATCGCCGTCTCCCGGGTCACGCT aAAAAATGTAGAAGATTTCACTGGACCTAGAGAAAGAAGTGATCTGGGATTCATCACATTTGACATTACTGCAGAT CTGCAGAGTATATTTGACTGGAATGTTAAACAATTGTTTCTATATTTGTCTGCAGAATATTCAACAAAAAACAAT GCTCTAAACCAGGTGGTCCTTTGGGACAAGATAATGTTGAGAGGCGATAACCCAAGGCTGTTCTTGAAAGACATGAAGTCAAAGTACTTTTTCTTCGATGATGGAAATGGTCTCAA GGGAAACAGGAATGTCACTTTGACTCTCTCCTGGAATGTTGTACCAAATGCTGGCATTCTACCTCTTGTAACAGGATCAGGACATGTGTCTGTACCTTTCCCAGATACCTATGAAACAACGAAAAGTTATTAA